One window of the Salvia splendens isolate huo1 chromosome 1, SspV2, whole genome shotgun sequence genome contains the following:
- the LOC121804840 gene encoding uncharacterized protein LOC121804840: MIEEGLRISGEAERMDYRPSQRSAMDVDVPVRQKAKRRTKKKTACGESSSQPVHRSDDDFVEPPPPRSAVRGRHSVSHTGGTGEDIGLSDVPTSPPRSSVQDDFFGVDLENAVVQDTPPSRIPRSTSKIGKGIRGLFMRKRRDD, translated from the coding sequence ATGATTGAAGAAGGACTGCGGATATCCGGGGAGGCTGAGCGGATGGACTACCGTCCTTcgcagcgctctgcaatggacgtggacgtacccgtaaggcaaaaggcaaaacgacgaaccaaaaagaaaaccgcctgcggagagtcgtcatctcagCCCGTACACCGCTCCGATGATGATTTTGTGGAACCACCTCCAcctagatctgcagttcgaggccgtcattctgtcagtcacaccggtggtaccggagaagatattggcctcagtgatgtccccacttctccaccgcggtcgtctgtgcaAGATGACTTTTTTGGGGTGGATCTAGAGAacgctgttgttcaagatactcctccctcaaggatccctagatctacatccaagattgggaaggggatacggggtttgtttatgcggaaacggcgaGATGATTAA